Below is a genomic region from Acetobacter ghanensis.
TGGGATGGATCATACCGTCAAATGGCGGCGTGCTCTGGCTTCCATCAATATTGATCCAGCGCGGATGACCGGCCAGACCGGCCGTGCCTGAATGACCTAGCCTCAGGCAGCAGCTTAAGTGGCCGGGCTGTTAGGTCAGTAAGGTTCGGCCCGTGTGGCCTCGGCTGGTTTTCTGGCCCAACGCCACGCGCTGATTCCCTGCCGCGCCAGTTCGCGGTGCATGATCATGATGGGCCATTGGCCAGAGCCTTGGTAGTGCCCCATGCCATCAGGCGCAGACAGGCGCTTGGCCAGAGCTTCTACCATTGTGACGGAGCGGTGCCTCCCCCCGGAGCAGCCAATGGCGATTGTGGCGTATTTTTTACCTTCCTGCACAAAACGCGGCAGGACCAGTTGCAGCATGGCGTGAATCTGGTTGAGGAAGGGCAGGTAGTCTGGGTCATGCGTCACATAGGTTGCAACATCGGCATCCAGCCCGGTTTTAGGGGCTAGTTCAGGCACATAATGCGGATTTCGCAGAAAGCGGGCATCAAATACAATATCGGCTTCCCGTGGCAGACCAGCCGGATAGGCAAAGGACATAAGGGTAACGGTCAGCCCTTCACTTACGCCGCCTTCCCATGGGCTAAACCGGCTTTCCACAAATTGGCGCAGGTCAGGCGGGGGCATGTCTGTTGTATCAATAACCAGATCGGCGGCGGCCCGTAGGGGGGCGGTCAGGGCGACTTCGGCCTCAATGCCTTCTTTTACGCTGCTATGTGGGGCCAGTGGGTGCCGCCGCCGGGTGGCGGTATAACGGCGGAGCAGCACACTTTCGTCCGCTGTGGCGTATATCAGTTCCACGCGCAGGTTGGGGTTAACCCGTAGGCGGGCCAGTGCCTCCAGCACGGCGGATGCATCAA
It encodes:
- the rapZ gene encoding RNase adapter RapZ → MHMADDTSVPRRILLVSGLSGAGKSSILRILEDLDHEVIDNPPLGMLDDIVARAERPVAIGVDSRTRGFDASAVLEALARLRVNPNLRVELIYATADESVLLRRYTATRRRHPLAPHSSVKEGIEAEVALTAPLRAAADLVIDTTDMPPPDLRQFVESRFSPWEGGVSEGLTVTLMSFAYPAGLPREADIVFDARFLRNPHYVPELAPKTGLDADVATYVTHDPDYLPFLNQIHAMLQLVLPRFVQEGKKYATIAIGCSGGRHRSVTMVEALAKRLSAPDGMGHYQGSGQWPIMIMHRELARQGISAWRWARKPAEATRAEPY